In Papaver somniferum cultivar HN1 chromosome 1, ASM357369v1, whole genome shotgun sequence, a genomic segment contains:
- the LOC113291613 gene encoding mechanosensitive ion channel protein 6-like, whose protein sequence is MESLKQSLKSLGSVGKNKHPSSSPHEKLPILLQQDNIGSMDRKEVMVKIDDSDDESSHNGNRIWRRSSYDFRNDSSNNNGSGGCNEAPSSSAIDEFNFIQAQQQQLQSDRLRDDPPLKLINQFLDKQQASGEISLDMDLEMDELVNDHKNNTSLPIIEENPYEPPPKTPFPPASSTNNSPTLNQTSPQAIPKPVHQPIRRRSKGDENQNRESPHFDTDEVVRCSSNDALKRNSNSSIQRNSNSSFKRTSSFLRTKTMKSRLLDPPPDIMKSGRVPGKSGQLRSGFIGKSSRLMEDDDEDPFAEEDIPDKYKKSKFFSPLVILQWFSLILILGSLVCSLTIHDLRKRTVWALPLWKWEILILVLICGRLVSGWGIRIVVFFIERNFILRKRVLYFVYGLRKAVQNCLWLGLVLLAWHYLFDAKVAREVKDRTIPVFVTKFLILLLVGTLLWLVKTLLVKVLASSFHVSTYFDRIQESLFTQYVIETLSGPAMIEIQRNQEEEEQLMAEVQNLQNAGATMPADLKETALPPMKSPKVKSGGIQNSPKVKSGRASGNAPCKKEEGISIDELHRLNQKNISAWKMKRLMNIIRHGVITTLDEQIQDSCNEEESATTIRSEFEAKCAARKIFNNVAKPYSKFIHLEDIMRFMKEEEAEKTMNQFEGAIETNRVSKKSLKNWVVNAFRERRALALTLDDTKTAVNQLHNMVNVVVGVLIVIIGLLILEIATTKFLVLISSQLLLVAFMFGNTCKMVFEAIIFLFVMHPFDVGDRCEIETVQMVVEEMNILTTVFLRFDNQKIIYPNSVLATKPISNLYRSPDMGDAIDFCIHVSTPVEKISTMKRQLTAFIEGKREHWYPSPMIVVRDVDDLNRLKISVWLTHRMNHQDMGERWVRRALVVEEMVKVLRELDIEYRMLPLDVNVRNMPGFSSQRLPSTWNTCNNY, encoded by the exons ATGGAGTCACTAAAACAGTCATTAAAATCTCTGGGCAGTGTTGGTAAAAACAAGcatccttcttcttctcctcacGAGAAACTACCCATATTACTTCAGCAAGATAACATTGGTTCAATGGACAGAAAAGAAGTCATGGTAAAAATcgatgatagtgatgatgaaagTAGTCACAATGGAAATAGAATTTGGAGAAGATCAAGTTATGATTTCCGGAATGATAGTAGTAACAATAATGGCAGTGGTGGTTGTAATGAAGCTCCAAGTTCATCAGCCATTGATGAATTCAATTTCATAcaagcacagcagcagcaactacAGTCAGACAGATTGAGAGATGATCCACCATTAAAACTGATTAATCAGTTTTTAGATAAACAGCAAGCTTCTGGTGAAATTTCACTAGATATGGATTTAGAGATGGATGAACTTGTCAATGACCATAAAAACAATACCAGTTTACCAATTATTGAAGAAAATCCATATGAACCACCACCAAAAACTCCATTCCCACCAGCTTCTTCTACAAATAATTCTCCTACACTAAACCAAACATCTCCACAAGCCATTCCTAAACCTGTTCATCAGCCAATTAGGAGAAGAAGTAAAGGTGATGAAAATCAGAATCGCGAGTCTCCACATTTTGATACTGATGAAGTGGTAAGATGTTCTTCAAATGATGCCTTGAAGAGGAACTCAAATTCTTCCATTCAGAGGAATTCAAATTCTTCCTTCAAGAGGACCTCAAGTTTTTTGAGGACTAAAACTATGAAATCAAGACTACTGGATCCACCACCAGATATCATGAAGTCGGGAAGAGTACCAGGAAAATCAGGGCAATTAAGATCTGGGTTTATAGGTAAATCATCAAGATTaatggaagatgatgatgaagatcctTTTGCTGAAGAGGATATACCAGATAAGTATAAGAAATCAAAGTTTTTTAGTCCATTAGTTATTCTTCAATGGTTTAGTCTTATATTAATTTTGGGTTCACTTGTTTGTTCACTCACTATTCATGATCTTAGAAAGAGGACAGTATGGGCACTTCCTTTATGGAAATGGGAGATATTAATACTTGTTTTGATTTGTGGGAGATTAGTTTCTGGTTGGGGAATTAGAATAGTTGTTTTCTTTATTgagagaaattttattttgaggaaaagggttttgtattttgtttATGGGTTGCGAAAGGCTGTGCAAAATTGTTTATGGTTAGGTCTGGTTTTATTAGCTTGGCATTACTTGTTTGATGCAAAAGTTGCCAGAGAAGTCAAGGATAGAACTATACCGGTTTTCGTTACCAAGTTTTTGATCCTTTTGTTAGTGGGTACATTGTTATGGCTTGTGAAGACTCTTCTGGTTAAGGTTTTGGCTTCATCTTTTCATGTAAGCACTTACTTTGATCGGATTCAAGAGTCACTGTTTACTCAGtatgtgattgaaacattatcCGGTCCGGCGATGATTGAGATTCAGAGGAACCAGGAAGAAGAGGAACAACTAATGGCTGAAGTGCAGAATCTTCAGAATGCAGGGGCTACTATGCCAGCTGATCTTAAGGAAACAGCTTTGCCACCAATGAAGAGTCCAAAGGTTAAAAGTGGAGGAATTCAAAATAGTCCAAAGGTTAAAAGTGGTAGAGCTTCAGGAAATGCTCCATGTAAGAAAGAGGAGGGTATTAGCATTGATGAATTGCACAGATTGAAccagaaaaatatttctgcttGGAAAATGAAGAGGTTGATGAATATAATTCGTCATGGTGTGATCACTACACTTGATGAGCAGATACAGGACTCGTGTAATGAAGAGGAGTCAGCAACGACAATCAGAAGCGAATTCGAAGCGAAGTGTGCAGCAAGGAAGATATTCAACAATGTGGCTAAGCCCTATTCCAA GTTTATCCACCTCGAGGATATAATGCGCTTCATGAAAGAAGAGGAAGCCGAGAAGACTATGAATCAATTTGAAGGAGCAATTGAAACCAACAGAGTCAGCAAGAAATCTCTGAAAAACTGGGTG GTTAACGCTTTCAGAGAGAGAAGAGCCCTTGCTTTGACTCTAGATGATACAAAAACGGCCGTAAACCAACTCCACAACATGGTGAATGTTGTCGTGGGCGTCCTTATAGTGATCATTGGGCTTctcatacttgagatagcaaccactAAGTTTCTGGTCCTTATCAGTTCTCAGCTTCTGTTGGTGGCTTTCATGTTTGGCAACACCTGCAAGATGGTATTTGAAGCTATCATCTTCTTATTTGTGATGCACCCTTTTGATGTCGGTGATAGGTGTGAAATTGAAACAGTTCAG ATGGTTGTGGAAGAGATGAACATCCTTACTACCGTGTTTCTAAGATTTGACAACCAAAAGATTATATACCCAAACAGTGTTCTTGCCACCAAGCCGATCAGCAATTTATACCGAAGTCCAGATATGGGAGATGCAATTGACTTCTGTATCCACGTCTCAACTCCAGTGGAAAAGATCTCTACCATGAAACGTCAACTAACAGC GTTTATCGAAGGCAAAAGAGAACATTGGTACCCTTCACCAATGATTGTAGTGAGAGATGTGGACGATTTGAACAGGCTGAAAATCTCAGTGTGGTTGACACACCGAATGAACCATCAAGACATGGGGGAGAGGTGGGTGAGAAGGGCTCTGGTAGTAGAAGAGATGGTTAAAGTCCTCAGGGAACTAGACATTGAGTACCGTATGCTGCCTCTTGACGTTAATGTCAGAAACATGCCTGGTTTTTCCTCGCAACGTCTTCCGTCGACTTGGAATACTTGCAACAATTACTGA
- the LOC113291620 gene encoding glutathione S-transferase F8, chloroplastic-like — protein MAAVKVYGPPMSTAVARVLACLLEKEVKFQLINVDMAKGKHKSPEYLKIQPFGQVPAFEDEDITLFESRSICRYVCDKYAAQGNKGLYGMNSLVKASIDQWIEAEGQSFNPPSSALVFQLAFAPRMKLKQDPELIKQSEEKLKKVLDIYEKRLGESQFLAGDEFTLADLSHLPNTQYILNKTDRGELFTSRKNVARWWNEISSRESWKKVVEMQSAPPAPKS, from the exons ATGGCGGCGGTGAAGGTTTACGGGCCACCCATGTCGACCGCAGTGGCGAGGGTCTTAGCTTGTTTGctggagaaagaagtgaaatttcAGCTCATCAATGTCGATATGGCTAAGGGTAAACACAAATCTCCAGAGTATCTCAAAATCCAG CCGTTCGGCCAAGTCCCAGCTTTCGAAGACGAGGACATCACCCTATTTG AATCAAGATCTATATGTAGATATGTGTGTGATAAGTACGCTGCACAAGGGAACAAGGGTTTATACGGGATGAACTCCTTGGTGAAAGCTTCAATAGATCAGTGGATAGAAGCTGAAGGACAGAGTTTCAATCCGCCTAGCTCAGCGTTAGTTTTTCAACTTGCATTTGCACCTCGAATGAAGCTCAAACAAGACCCTGAACTAATCAAACAAAGTGAAGAGAAGCTCAAGAAAGTACTCGACATTTACGAGAAACGACTTGGGGAGAGTCAGTTTTTGGCTGGTGATGAGTTTACGCTAGCTGACCTTTCTCACCTCCCCAACACTCAGTACATTTTGAACAAAACCGATCGGGGAGAATTGTTTACTTCCAGGAAGAATGTGGCGAGGTGGTGGAATGAGATATCTAGTAGGGAGTCATGGAAGAAGGTGGTGGAAATGCAGAGTGCACCTCCTGCGCCGAAGTCATGA